From a single Haloarcula sp. DT43 genomic region:
- a CDS encoding alcohol dehydrogenase catalytic domain-containing protein: MRAAAFSELTGPDGVSIVNQPTPDPGRGEAVVSVEACAINRHDLWILEGDSAMVDADDLPFVTGLDVAGTVDAVGEGVTGVEPGDRVVLCPNETCGTCRYCREGPENLCANFSLYHGGLAEAARVQADRLVALPDGVDTVEAAALPTAYMTAFHMLRRVEAGPGDLVFVPGVTGGVGVAGVQLADVLGAHTVGTSSARAKLDRVESLGLDHAIQSTDPDEIRAAVGDIGAVDGVLNHLGGEYTQVGLDVLRRGGRMAVCGRTAGGTSEIDVPDLFLGHKRVIGSTMGTQSDLERLVGLLADGELAPEIDATYPLDATGAAFAAMQDRDSVGKLVVTP; this comes from the coding sequence ATGCGCGCCGCAGCGTTCAGCGAACTCACTGGCCCGGACGGCGTCTCGATTGTCAACCAACCGACCCCCGACCCCGGACGCGGTGAGGCGGTGGTCTCCGTCGAGGCGTGTGCCATCAACCGCCACGACCTCTGGATTCTCGAAGGCGACTCCGCGATGGTCGACGCGGACGACCTGCCGTTCGTCACCGGCCTCGACGTCGCCGGGACCGTCGACGCCGTCGGCGAGGGCGTCACCGGCGTCGAACCCGGGGACCGCGTGGTCCTCTGCCCGAACGAGACCTGCGGGACCTGCCGCTACTGCCGGGAGGGGCCGGAGAACCTCTGTGCGAACTTCTCGCTGTACCACGGCGGCCTCGCCGAGGCGGCCCGCGTGCAGGCCGACCGCCTCGTCGCGCTTCCCGACGGCGTGGACACGGTCGAGGCGGCCGCGCTGCCGACGGCCTACATGACCGCCTTCCACATGCTCCGGCGGGTCGAGGCCGGCCCGGGCGACCTGGTGTTCGTCCCGGGCGTCACCGGCGGCGTCGGCGTCGCGGGCGTCCAACTGGCCGATGTGCTCGGCGCTCACACCGTCGGCACCTCCTCCGCTCGGGCGAAACTGGACCGCGTCGAGTCGCTCGGCCTGGACCACGCCATCCAGAGCACCGACCCGGACGAGATTCGGGCGGCAGTCGGCGATATCGGAGCGGTCGACGGCGTGCTCAATCACCTCGGCGGCGAGTACACGCAGGTCGGCCTGGACGTGCTGCGACGCGGCGGCCGGATGGCCGTCTGTGGCCGGACGGCCGGCGGCACGTCCGAAATCGACGTCCCCGACCTGTTCCTCGGTCACAAGCGCGTCATCGGGAGCACGATGGGAACACAGAGCGACCTGGAACGGCTCGTCGGGCTCCTCGCAGACGGCGAACTCGCCCCGGAAATCGACGCGACGTACCCGCTCGACGCGACCGGTGCGGCCTTCGCCGCGATGCAGGACCGCGACAGCGTCGGCAAGCTCGTCGTGACGCCGTAG
- a CDS encoding outer membrane protein assembly factor BamB family protein: MPELPSVSRRRALAAVGATAIGVGSYVAGLRSADAAPDWLAGRDCAPSPLVTSPTDWSFPRHDRANTGHAPARAGPDWPLDRRWERSWPVGDLHELRALAVADGVVVALLVASPRSHLLALSLADGRVRWRRPVGDAGYGYAFAAGGTAFVEGAVPDSSARFAARSLGDGEALWTGPVSAHVPQTLADGRLLAVTRSPDRTRDEAHFAVTAFDARTGVECWRAVHRGRPHDIAVADGRLVLPTRDRGVLALDPASGDRQWRSDHGGDGVAVVDGHVVAQRFPGELRAVSLADGSSEWHVRSEHFLDGGESDDGTQYARPGFEVGAVTPAAVVYTLNVYSDYPRRLRARSLDTGDLLWNVGPEPTPVEFHGYSRPIVVGDEVLAVRYARRAETDDPPDALLRLDVDSGTERGRIPFPTDERVYAPVVADGTLVVPTDERVLAYT; the protein is encoded by the coding sequence CGCGACTGTGCCCCGTCCCCGCTGGTCACGAGTCCGACCGACTGGTCGTTTCCGCGCCACGACCGGGCGAACACCGGTCACGCCCCCGCCCGCGCCGGCCCGGACTGGCCGCTCGACCGTCGCTGGGAGCGGTCGTGGCCCGTCGGGGACCTCCACGAACTCCGAGCGCTCGCCGTCGCCGACGGCGTCGTTGTCGCCCTCCTGGTCGCCAGCCCGCGGAGCCACCTGCTCGCGCTCTCGCTCGCTGACGGGCGAGTGCGCTGGCGTCGCCCGGTCGGGGACGCGGGCTACGGATACGCCTTCGCCGCTGGCGGGACGGCCTTCGTCGAGGGGGCGGTGCCCGATTCGTCGGCCAGGTTCGCCGCCCGCTCGCTCGGCGACGGCGAGGCGTTGTGGACCGGCCCCGTCTCCGCACACGTCCCACAGACGCTCGCTGACGGCCGGCTGCTCGCGGTCACCCGGTCCCCGGACCGGACGCGCGACGAGGCACACTTCGCCGTCACCGCGTTCGACGCCCGGACCGGCGTCGAGTGCTGGCGCGCCGTCCACCGGGGACGCCCGCACGACATCGCGGTCGCCGACGGCCGGCTCGTCCTCCCGACGCGCGACCGCGGCGTTCTCGCGCTGGACCCCGCCTCGGGCGACCGACAGTGGCGGTCCGACCACGGGGGCGACGGGGTCGCCGTCGTCGACGGACACGTGGTAGCTCAGCGGTTCCCGGGCGAGTTGCGAGCCGTGTCGCTTGCGGACGGGTCGAGCGAGTGGCACGTCCGGAGCGAGCACTTCCTCGACGGTGGGGAGAGCGACGACGGGACGCAGTACGCCCGCCCGGGCTTCGAGGTCGGCGCGGTCACGCCGGCGGCGGTCGTGTACACGCTAAACGTGTACAGCGACTATCCTCGGCGACTGCGGGCCCGCAGTCTCGACACCGGCGACCTCCTGTGGAACGTCGGACCGGAGCCGACTCCCGTCGAGTTCCACGGCTACTCGCGGCCGATAGTGGTCGGAGACGAGGTCCTGGCGGTCCGGTACGCCCGGCGAGCGGAGACCGACGACCCGCCGGACGCGCTCCTGCGGCTCGACGTCGACAGCGGGACCGAACGCGGCCGGATTCCCTTCCCCACCGACGAGCGCGTCTACGCCCCGGTAGTCGCCGACGGCACGCTCGTCGTCCCGACGGACGAGCGGGTGCTCGCCTACACGTAA